GTGGTACTCAAAAAGAAGGAAAAAGAATCTTTACAAAACATACAATAGAGATAGACCAACCAATTTCTTTTTATATTTTTTCAGATGGTTATGCCGACCAGTTTGGTGGCAAAGACGGACGAAAATTTATGTTTAAACCATTTAGAGAGCTTCTTGTTAAAATCCATGAAAAACCAATGAATGAACAAAAAGATATTCTTGAAAAAAATATTAAAGAATGGATGGGAGATGAATATAGTCAAATAGACGATATCCTTTTAATTGGATTTAAACTGTATCCATACAATAAGAAATCATAGATAGTGAAATTTTATGTCATTTTATTTCTAATTTGTTGTTATACAAATGCTTATACGCAAGATAACATTATTGCTGATATTGAAAATGAATTATTTTCAGCAAGCACTGATACTGCAAAAATCAGGATATTAAACAACTTATCGGCAGAAAAAGTACACACATACCCGGAGGAAGCACTTTCCTATGCTAAAGCAGCTTTAGAACTATCTAAAAACCAAAAATCCGATACTCACATAGCTGAAAGTTTTCATAAAATTGGAATTGCTTATTACTTTATTGGCAATTTTTCTGAAGCATTAGATTATATACAAAAATCAATCGACTTATATGAAAATATTATAACTGTTAAACCTGAAAATGAAAGAATAAATACAAGATTACCACATTGTTATAATGATATAGGCAATATTTATTCCGAACAAGGAAACTATACATTGGCACTTAGCAAATATTTGAATGCTTTAAAGATTTTTGAAAAATTAAAATATAAAAACGGAATATCAATATGTCTATCTAATATTGGAAATGTTTATGGTGATAAAAAAATGCATAAAAAGGCATTGGAATATTATTTTAAAGCATATAAAATTGAAAATGAACTTAATAACAAAAATGGAATAGCCGAAGTTGCAACTAACATAAGTATAGAATATCAAACAATAGGTAAAACAAAAGAATCATTTGAATATCTTAACAAGGCATTGGATATAATTTTAAAAACCGATGATAAATATGCATTAAATATTATTTATTCAAATTTTGGTGATAACTATTCTGATATTGAAAATTATCATAAGGCAATTGAATATTACAATAAGTCAATAAAAATAGCCAAAGAAATAAGTGACCAGATAGGAGTAATAACTAATCTTAATAGTATTGCAAATTCATATCTAAAATTATCAGAACCAAATAAAGCCTTAAAATATGCTTTAGAAAGCAAAGAATTAGTAAAAAATATTGATTCAAAAGAATACCAAAAGAATGTTTATCAAATTTTATCGGAAATTTATGCTGAATTGATTAATTATTCTGAAGCATACAAATATAAAGTTGAATCTGCAATACTACAGGATTCTATTTATAATAATGATATTAAAAACAGAATCACAAATTTACAGGCAATATATGAACTTGATAAAAAACATACAGAAATTAAATTGTTAAAAAAAGTAAATGAAATTCAACAATTAATTCGTAATATTTTTATTGTTGGATTTATTGCAGTTATTATAGTTGTTATAGTGATATTTATTAGTCTTAAACAAAAACAAAAAG
This window of the Bacteroidales bacterium genome carries:
- a CDS encoding tetratricopeptide repeat protein, coding for MKFYVILFLICCYTNAYTQDNIIADIENELFSASTDTAKIRILNNLSAEKVHTYPEEALSYAKAALELSKNQKSDTHIAESFHKIGIAYYFIGNFSEALDYIQKSIDLYENIITVKPENERINTRLPHCYNDIGNIYSEQGNYTLALSKYLNALKIFEKLKYKNGISICLSNIGNVYGDKKMHKKALEYYFKAYKIENELNNKNGIAEVATNISIEYQTIGKTKESFEYLNKALDIILKTDDKYALNIIYSNFGDNYSDIENYHKAIEYYNKSIKIAKEISDQIGVITNLNSIANSYLKLSEPNKALKYALESKELVKNIDSKEYQKNVYQILSEIYAELINYSEAYKYKVESAILQDSIYNNDIKNRITNLQAIYELDKKHTEIKLLKKVNEIQQLIRNIFIVGFIAVIIVVIVIFISLKQKQKANKTLIKKKNEINKQKKEIQYQAENLQEINILLKDKNNEINIQKKKIEKTHSQITDSINYAGLIQTAVLPSYEDINKILTEYFILFKPRDIVSGDFYLIKKINEYIIIALADCTGHGVPGAFMSMLGIALINEIVRKNEIYSPDKALNNLREHIKTLLNQKGFDGYSNESHDGMDIALCAINTKTNIIQYAGANNPMYIIRENDKKTELIELKPDYMPIGIYIKEQPFNSITMQLKKNDVLYLFSDGYIDQFSQKGGNKFLKSRFNEILLGIYNKPMNEQKEILDKTIENWKGNIEQIDDITVFGIRI